The following coding sequences are from one Salvia hispanica cultivar TCC Black 2014 chromosome 3, UniMelb_Shisp_WGS_1.0, whole genome shotgun sequence window:
- the LOC125215122 gene encoding uncharacterized protein LOC125215122, which produces MLKMQFPRHLLFQLSLLLLFSSLSSMADQSEPSIYDVLKHHGLPMGLLPKGINNFSLDDSGKFEVHLDRACNAKFENELHYDMNISGTLQFGQIDQLSGISAQDLFLWFPVIEIRVDIPSSGLIYFDVGVVSKQFSLSSFETPRDCLAVSQPDLHLGRQAVETFSKIRLRKHQNKLGRDDNVARTAL; this is translated from the exons ATGCTCAAAATGCAATTCCCGCGTCATCTCCTCTTCCAGCTATCGCTGCTGCTCCTCTTCTCATCGCTCTCCTCGATGGCCGATCAATCCGAGCCGTCCATCTACGACGTGCTCAAGCACCACGGCCTGCCGATGGGGCTGCTGCCCAAGGGGATCAACAACTTCAGCCTCGACGACTCCGGCAAGTTCGAGGTGCACCTGGATCGCGCTTGCAATGCCAAGTTCGAGAACGAATTGCACTACGACATGAATATCTCTGGCACTCTGCAATTCGGCCAGATCGACCAGCTCTCCGGAATTTCCGCGCAGGATTTGTTCCTTTGGTTCCCTGTCATCGAAATTCGCGTTGATATTCCAAGCTCCGGCTTGATTTACTTCGATGTTGGAGTCGTCTCCAAgcagttttctctctcttcattcgAGACGCCCAGGGACTGCTTGGCCGTTTCCCAACCGGATCTTCACCTTGGTAGACAGGCTGTTGAGACTTTCTCTAag ATTCGGTTGAGGAAGCATCAGAATAAACTTGGTCGCGATGATAATGTTGCGAGGACAGCATTGTAG
- the LOC125209058 gene encoding monocopper oxidase-like protein SKU5: MLLRLGRFLLLLELIALVSGSDPYVYYDWTVSYLTASPLGLKQQVIGIDGRFPGPVLNVTTNWNVVINVKNDLDEPLLLTWNGIQQRKNSWQDGVSGTNCPIPAGWNWTYQFQVKDQIGSFFYFPSLGLQRAAGGFGGIIVNNRDVIPVPFGTPDGDITLFISDWYKKSHKGLRNDLDGGKSLGAPDGIVFNGLGPYQYDKNLVPDGIPYQIINVEPGKTYRLRIHNVGISTSLNFRIQNHNLLLIETEGSYTVQQNYSNMDIHVGQSYSFLVTMDQNASSDYYIVASPRFVNGSSSPKAPGVAILHYSNSQGPASGPLPDPPIELDKSFSMNQARSIRLNVSAGAARPNPQGSFRYGEITVTDVYVIQNRPTELVDGKWRRTLNGISYIAPSTPLNLAHQFKVLGVFKLDFPNRFMNRPSKFDSSVINGTFKGFMEIIFQNNDTSVQSYHLDGYAFFVVGMDYGVWTENSRGTYNKWDGVARSTIQVFPGAWTAILVSLDNAGMWNLRTQNLDSWYLGQEVYVSVVNPENDQDEVQLPENTIYCGVLSVLQKDQAHRVKFSAASSVEKMIKIVVISISVGLLGLSGFI; this comes from the exons ATGCTCCTCAGATTAGGGCGTTTTTTGTTGCTTCTTGAATTGATTGCGCTTGTTTCGGGATCAGACCCTTATGTCTACTACGACTGGACTGTCTCCTACCTCACTGCTTCCCCTCTTGGCCTCAAGCAACAG GTGATTGGCATAGATGGCAGATTTCCAGGCCCGGTTCTAAACGTCACCACAAATTGGAATGTTGTGATCAATGTGAAAAATGATCTCGACGAACCTCTTCTTCTCACCTG GAACGGTatccaacaaagaaaaaattcaTGGCAAGACGGTGTTTCAGGGACAAACTGCCCGATCCCTGCAGGTTGGAACTGGACATACCAGTTTCAGGTCAAAGATCAGATAGGCAGTTTCTTTTACTTCCCTTCCCTTGGTCTCCAACGAGCTGCAGGTGGATTTGGCGGAATAATTGTTAACAACAGAGATGTTATCCCTGTACCTTTTGGCACACCAGATGGAGATATTACACTCTTTATCAGCGACTGGTACAAAAAGAGTCACAAG GGACTTAGAAATGACCTTGACGGTGGGAAAAGCCTTGGAGCCCCTGATGGAATCGTATTTAACGGATTAGGCCCTTACCAATATGATAAAAACCTTGTACCAGATGGTATTCCTtaccaaataataaatgtcGAACCAG GCAAAACATATCGGCTGCGCATCCACAATGTTGGAATCTCTACGAGCTTGAATTTCAGGATCCAAAATCATAACTTGCTTCTCATAGAAACTGAGGGGTCTTATACTGTACAGCAGAACTACTCCAACATGGATATCCATGTGGGTCAGTCATACTCGTTTTTAGTGACAATGGATCAAAATGCCAGTAGTGATTATTACATTGTTGCTAGTCCGCGATTTGTCAATGGCTCGTCCTCGCCCAAGGCCCCAGGAGTTGCTATACTGCACTACTCAAATTCACAGGGTCCTGCTTCAGGTCCTCTCCCAGACCCTCCTATCGAACTTGACAAGTCTTTTTCAATGAATCAAGCAAGATCCATAAG ATTGAACGTTTCTGCTGGAGCTGCCCGACCGAACCCTCAAGGCTCGTTCAGATACGGAGAGATAACTGTGACTGATGTATATGTAATCCAAAATAGACCTACAGAGCTCGTTGATGGGAAATGGCGCAGAACTCTGAATGGCATTTCGTACATAGCTCCTTCGACACCCCTTAATCTTGCGCATCAGTTTAAGGTTCTTGGGGTGTTCAAGCTCGACTTTCCTAACAGATTTATGAACAGACCTTCCAAATTTGACTCATCGGTGATTAATGGAACCTTTAAAGGATTCATGGAAATTATTTTCCAGAACAATGACACGTCGGTTCAGAGTTACCATCTTGACGGCTATGCTTTCTTTGTTGTCGG GATGGATTATGGTGTTTGGACGGAGAATAGCAGAGGCACCTATAACAAATGGGACGGGGTGGCTCGCTCCACTATCCag GTATTTCCTGGTGCGTGGACTGCTATATTAGTATCTCTAGATAATGCTGGGATGTGGAATCTCCGAACACAGAACCTCGACTCATGGTATCTTGGTCAAGAAGTTTACGTGAGTGTAGTAAACCCCGAGAATGACCAAGACGAGGTTCAGTTGCCCGAGAATACCATCTACTGCGGTGTACTTTCTGTGTTGCAGAA GGACCAGGCTCATAGGGTGAAGTTCTCCGCAGCTTCATCCGTGGAGAAGATGATCAAGATTGTTGTAATTTCAATATCTGTCGGTTTATTAGGACTATCCGGTTTCATATAA